Proteins encoded together in one Salvelinus fontinalis isolate EN_2023a unplaced genomic scaffold, ASM2944872v1 scaffold_0078, whole genome shotgun sequence window:
- the LOC129842948 gene encoding transmembrane protein 60-like, with product MSLAQRVLLTWIFTLAFLIMLVLKLDGKVHWNWFLTFLPVWIFDGILLLMLLVKMVARCKAGHEPRNGSQDLKKKAWYLASMLLKLGFCLTLCARLEKLTHIKLTFVCIPLWCMLLGAMVELGCNIFPERREA from the coding sequence ATGTCTCTCGCACAGAGAGTCCTCCTCACCTGGATCTTCACCCTGGCCTTCCTCATCATGCTCGTCCTCAAACTAGATGGCAAAGTCCACTGGAACTGGTTCCTCACCTTTCTACCCGTATGGATCTTCGACGGCATCCTCCTCCTCATGTTACTAGTCAAGATGGTCGCCAGGTGTAAAGCGGGCCACGAACCTCGTAACGGCTCCCAGGACCTGAAGAAGAAGGCCTGGTACCTGGCGTCCATGCTGCTGAAGCTGGGCTTCTGTCTGACGCTGTGCGCCCGGCTGGAGAAGCTTACCCATATCAAGCTCACCTTTGTGTGTATTCCTCTGTGGTGCATGTTGCTGGGAGCCATGGTGGAGCTGGGCTGTAACATCTTCCCCGAgaggagagaggcatga